A stretch of the Malus sylvestris chromosome 10, drMalSylv7.2, whole genome shotgun sequence genome encodes the following:
- the LOC126584649 gene encoding CDPK-related kinase 5-like, translating into MGVCTSKPPKQNPYSPRDVNDPNHPSQTPKSLPSHTPHHQRDDVASRQSQSQSPFYSFYSPSPAHYLKKSSPSRSKSATSTPSRFFRRPFPPPSPAKHIKAVLARRLGKKASASVAIPEDGEEEDGVELDKRFGFSKEVTSRLEVGDELGRGHFGYTCSARYKKGEFKGQQVAVKVIPKTKMTTAIAIEDVRREVKILRALSGHSNLVKFYDAFEDSDNVYLVMELCEGGELLDRILSRGGKYSEDDAKTVMVQILNVVAFCHLQGVVHRDLKPENFLYTAKDENSQLKAIDFGLSDFARPDQRLNDIVGSAYYVAPEVLHRSYSTEADVWSIGVIAYILLCGSRPFWSRTESGIFRAVLKADPSFDEAPWPTLSLEAKDFVKRLLNKDPRKRMTAAQALSHPWIRNYSDIKVPLDILVFRLMKAYMRSSSLRKAALRALSKTLTIDELFYLKEQFALLEPNKNGTITLDNIRMVLTKNATDAMKESRIPDLISSLNALQYRRMDFDEFCAAALSVHQLEALDRWEQHARCAYELFEKDGNRAIVIEELASELGLGPSIPLHVVLHDWIRHTDGKLSFLGFVKLLHGVSSRAFVKA; encoded by the exons ATGGGAGTCTGCACTTCGAAACCTCCAAAGCAGAACCCATATTCCCCAAGGGACGTAAATGACCCAAACCACCCTTCCCAAACCCCCAAATCCCTCCCATCCCACACTCCTCACCACCAGAGAGACGACGTCGCTTCACGCCAGTCCCAGTCCCAGTCCCCCTTCTACTCCTTCTACAGTCCCAGCCCTGCCCATTACCTCAAGAAGTCGTCCCCGTCGCGGAGCAAGAGCGCCACTTCCACCCCCAGCCGGTTTTTCCGCCGACCTTTTCCGCCTCCGTCGCCGGCGAAGCACATTAAGGCCGTGCTCGCCCGGCGGCTGGGCAAAAAGGCATCGGCTTCAGTGGCGATACCGGAGGACGGAGAGGAGGAGGATGGGGTTGAGCTGGACAAGAGGTTTGGGTTCTCCAAGGAGGTAACGAGTCGATTGGAGGTTGGGGACGAACTGGGTCGAGGGCATTTTGGATATACTTGCTCTGCTAGGTACAAAAAGGGGGAGTTTAAGGGTCAGCAGGTCGCTGTGAAGGTCATCCCTAAAACAAAG ATGACAACCGCTATTGCAATCGAGGATGTGAGAAGGGAGGTCAAGATATTGCGAGCCTTGAGTGGACATAGCAATCTAGTTAAGTTCTATGATGCATTTGAAGACAGTGATAATGTCTACCTAGTAATGGA GTTGTGTGAAGGTGGAGAGCTTTTAGATAGAATACTTTCAAG GGGCGGGAAATACTCAGAAGATGATGCGAAGACTGTCATGGTGCAAATACTGAATGTTGTCGCATTTTGTCATCTCCAGGGTGTGGTACACAGGGATCTTAAGCCAGAG AACTTTTTGTATACCGCCAAAGATGAGAATTCCCAGTTGAAAGCCATTGACTTTGGCTTGTCAGATTTTGCCAGACCAG ACCAGAGGCTTAATGATATTGTTGGAAGTGCATACTATGTCGCACCCGAAGTTCTGCATAGATCTTATAGTACAGAGGCTGATGTATGGAGTATTGGTGTAATAGCATATATTCTCTTATGTGGTAGCCGTCCATTTTGGTCCCGGACTGAGTCTGGAATTTTTCGGGCGGTCTTGAAAGCTGATCCAAGTTTTGATGAAGCACCTTGGCCCACTTTATCTCTTGAAGCAAAGGACTTTGTCAAACGCTTACTGAACAAGGACCCTCGGAAACGAATGACAGCAGCTCAGGCTTTAA gtCATCCTTGGATCCGGAATTATAGTGACATAAAAGTGCCACTTGATATTTTAGTATTTAGACTCATGAAGGCTTATATGCGATCATCATCCCTTCGGAAGGCTGCTTTAAGG GCCTTGTCTAAGACATTGACTATTGATGAACTATTTTATCTGAAGGAGCAGTTTGCTCTATTGGAGCCAAACAAAAATGGAACTATAACTCTTGACAATATTAGAATG GTCCTCACGAAAAATGCTACAGACGCAATGAAGGAGTCCCGCATTCCTGATCTCATTTCATCG CTAAATGCACTTCAATACAGAAGAATGGATTTTGATGAGTTCTGTGCAGCTGCATTAAGTGTTCATCAGCTCGAGGCACTTGATCGTTGGGAACAACATGCTCGATGTGCATATGAACTTTTCGAGAAGGATGGAAACAGGGCAATTGTCATTGAAGAACTTGCTTCG GAACTTGGGCTTGGTCCTTCCATCCCACTTCATGTGGTTCTCCATGACTGGATTAGGCACACTGATGGGAAGCTAAGCTTCCTTGGGTTTGTGAAATTGTTGCATGGTGTGTCCAGCCGGGCGTTTGTAAAAGCATAG